Proteins from a single region of Bogoriella caseilytica:
- a CDS encoding FAD-binding and (Fe-S)-binding domain-containing protein → MAPTPAALAPLDQVRDALDPGAWSTTTADLAGMAHDASHYLLRPRAIATPSTLEELVGALTAANRAGQPVVFRAGGTSLSGQAGTDGVLIDVRRHFAEVEVLDDGARVRCAPGAVLRRVNALLARYGRKLGPDPASEIACTVGGVVANNSSGMTSGIAATAYHTLDEIRFVLPTGTVVDTGLADADARLRAAEPQLHAGLLRLRDRIRATPTLRAVIAHQFSMKNTMGYALNAFLDHDEPAQILAHLMVGSEGTLGYIASVVLRAVPVPTEHATALLVLPDAGAATDALPELLGAGARAAELMDAAALRVAQQLTAAPAQMKDLRIERHAGLLVEFQTTDADQLAAQVAAAAPVVQRLGLATEFSAEPAARAAMWTVRKGLYAAVAGARRPGTTNLLEDIAVPPAALTETVRSLARMFDQYGYDDAVIFGHARDANLHFMITPNLDDPAELAGYEAFTEDLVDLVLGMDGTLKAEHGTGRIMSAYVRRQFGDELYEVMREVKRLCDPRGILAPGVVLDDDPRAHVRHLKVVPTVGGAADRCVDCGFCEPACPSRNTTTTPRRRIALLREAELAAATGDTATRDAIESAYDYDAVQTCAADSLCARACPVDIDTGSLMKSLRTEGHGALAQRGGRAVAGAWGPVSAGVRTGMRVADVMPTPVLSGVTSALRAVLPHELVPAVGPELPGAGRKRSALPAPEASATGATAGSATIDAVFFPSCTGAMFGPAAGGEGASAAFLEVCERAGLTVALADRIDGLCCGTPWASKGFAAGHDAMAVRVADSVLASTDGGRLPLISDAASCTHGLAELGEHLDPARAEAWAGVEVLDAVSYVRREVLARLDVTAPLESLALHPTCSTEHLGTGGDLQTVAAAVAREVTVPPSWGCCGYAGDRGMLHPELTAGATEAEAAEIAQAEAEHGAFEAYASCNRTCEMGMTRATGREYEHVLELLARVTRPA, encoded by the coding sequence ATGGCCCCCACGCCCGCAGCCCTAGCCCCGCTCGATCAGGTGCGAGACGCCCTGGATCCCGGGGCGTGGAGCACCACGACGGCCGATCTCGCCGGCATGGCGCACGACGCCTCGCACTACCTGCTCCGCCCGCGCGCGATCGCCACGCCCTCTACCCTCGAGGAACTGGTGGGGGCGCTCACTGCGGCGAATCGTGCCGGCCAACCCGTCGTCTTCCGTGCCGGCGGAACCTCGCTGTCCGGTCAGGCCGGCACCGACGGCGTGCTCATCGACGTGCGCCGGCATTTCGCCGAGGTCGAGGTGCTCGACGACGGCGCCCGGGTGCGCTGCGCACCGGGCGCGGTGCTGCGCCGGGTGAATGCGCTGCTGGCGCGCTACGGTCGCAAGCTCGGGCCCGATCCGGCCAGCGAGATCGCCTGCACCGTCGGCGGGGTGGTGGCCAACAACTCCTCCGGGATGACCAGCGGCATCGCCGCCACGGCCTATCACACGCTCGATGAGATCCGCTTCGTGCTCCCCACCGGCACTGTGGTGGACACCGGCCTGGCGGACGCCGATGCCCGCCTGCGCGCCGCCGAACCGCAGCTGCACGCCGGGCTGCTGCGCCTGCGGGACCGGATCCGTGCCACACCCACCCTGCGCGCGGTGATCGCGCATCAGTTCTCCATGAAGAACACCATGGGCTACGCCCTGAACGCCTTCCTCGACCACGACGAGCCTGCGCAGATCCTCGCCCACCTCATGGTGGGTTCGGAAGGCACGCTGGGCTACATCGCCTCGGTGGTGCTGCGCGCCGTGCCGGTGCCCACCGAGCACGCTACCGCCCTGCTGGTGCTGCCCGACGCCGGGGCCGCCACCGATGCGTTGCCGGAGCTGCTCGGCGCTGGCGCGCGGGCGGCGGAGCTGATGGACGCGGCCGCGCTGCGTGTGGCCCAGCAGCTCACCGCCGCGCCGGCGCAGATGAAAGACCTGCGCATCGAGCGCCACGCCGGCCTGCTCGTGGAGTTCCAGACCACCGACGCCGACCAGCTCGCCGCTCAGGTCGCCGCGGCCGCGCCGGTGGTCCAGCGCCTGGGCCTCGCCACCGAGTTCAGCGCGGAACCGGCCGCGCGAGCCGCGATGTGGACGGTGCGCAAGGGCCTGTACGCCGCGGTGGCCGGTGCGCGTCGTCCGGGCACCACCAACCTGCTCGAGGACATCGCCGTCCCACCCGCCGCGCTGACCGAGACGGTGCGCAGCCTCGCCCGCATGTTCGACCAGTACGGCTACGACGACGCCGTGATCTTCGGTCACGCCCGCGACGCCAACCTGCACTTCATGATCACCCCCAACCTCGACGACCCCGCCGAGCTCGCCGGCTATGAGGCCTTCACCGAGGATCTGGTGGATCTGGTGCTCGGCATGGACGGCACCCTCAAGGCCGAGCACGGCACGGGCCGGATCATGTCCGCCTATGTGCGCCGCCAGTTCGGCGACGAGCTGTACGAGGTGATGCGCGAGGTCAAGCGGCTCTGCGACCCGCGCGGGATCCTCGCCCCCGGAGTGGTGCTCGACGACGATCCGCGCGCCCATGTGCGTCACCTCAAGGTGGTGCCCACCGTCGGTGGGGCGGCTGACCGCTGCGTGGACTGCGGTTTCTGCGAGCCGGCCTGCCCCTCGCGGAACACCACCACCACGCCGCGGCGCCGGATCGCTCTGCTGCGCGAGGCCGAACTGGCCGCCGCCACCGGGGATACCGCCACCCGTGACGCGATCGAGTCCGCCTACGACTACGACGCCGTGCAGACCTGTGCGGCCGATTCGCTGTGCGCACGGGCCTGCCCGGTGGATATCGACACCGGCTCACTGATGAAGTCTCTGCGCACCGAGGGGCATGGCGCCCTCGCCCAGCGCGGCGGCCGGGCGGTGGCCGGCGCTTGGGGGCCGGTCTCGGCCGGGGTGCGCACGGGCATGCGGGTGGCCGATGTCATGCCCACGCCGGTGCTCTCCGGTGTCACCTCGGCCCTGCGTGCCGTGCTGCCGCACGAACTCGTGCCCGCCGTGGGGCCGGAGTTGCCCGGCGCAGGTCGCAAGCGCAGCGCCCTACCGGCGCCTGAGGCGTCCGCAACCGGGGCCACAGCCGGATCGGCCACGATCGACGCCGTCTTCTTCCCCTCCTGCACCGGCGCGATGTTCGGCCCGGCCGCCGGGGGAGAGGGGGCCTCGGCTGCGTTCCTGGAGGTCTGTGAGCGGGCCGGACTGACTGTGGCGCTCGCTGATCGGATCGACGGGCTGTGCTGCGGCACTCCTTGGGCCTCCAAGGGATTCGCCGCCGGCCACGACGCCATGGCCGTGCGCGTCGCCGACTCTGTGCTGGCTTCCACCGACGGCGGCCGGCTGCCACTGATCAGCGACGCCGCCTCGTGCACCCACGGTCTCGCCGAACTCGGCGAGCACCTGGATCCCGCGCGGGCCGAGGCCTGGGCGGGCGTGGAGGTGCTCGACGCGGTCAGCTACGTGCGCCGCGAGGTGCTCGCCCGGCTCGACGTGACCGCACCGCTCGAGTCGCTGGCGCTGCACCCCACCTGCTCCACCGAACACCTCGGCACCGGTGGCGACCTGCAGACCGTGGCCGCAGCGGTGGCCCGGGAGGTGACGGTGCCGCCGTCCTGGGGCTGCTGCGGCTACGCCGGGGATCGCGGCATGCTGCACCCCGAGCTCACCGCCGGAGCCACAGAGGCCGAGGCCGCGGAGATCGCGCAAGCCGAGGCCGAGCACGGTGCCTTCGAGGCCTACGCCTCCTGTAACCGCACCTGCGAGATGGGGATGACCCGCGCCACCGGGCGCGAGTACGAGCACGTGCTGGAGCTGCTCGCGCGGGTGACCCGGCCGGCGTAG
- a CDS encoding sugar phosphate isomerase/epimerase family protein: MKLRHSIMVGILDRYADRFTEFQPAVPLERRMEQAAGIPGADGVELVYPADLGDVERARTLVQASGLDVSAVNLNIKTDERWREGSFTNPDPAIRREAVTWLQTAMDLSADLGANMVTVCPLMDGWDYSFQVDYVNQWNWLAESMHAGASHRSDVRVSIEYKAFESRTKITVPDIGTTLHLCDRVGLDNLGVTMDVGHALIAQETPAMSAAMAQAAGRMFYVHFNDNNRGWDWDIVPGAVNLWEMVETLFYLERMGWEGWLAYDVFTKHGDPVQAFTSTIEVMDSLVALLDRLSREKLQELIDDVEPAEATAYLIKALVR, from the coding sequence ATGAAGCTCCGCCACTCGATCATGGTCGGGATCCTCGACCGCTACGCCGACCGATTCACGGAGTTCCAGCCTGCCGTTCCGCTGGAGCGACGCATGGAGCAGGCTGCCGGCATCCCCGGTGCCGACGGTGTCGAGCTGGTCTACCCCGCAGACCTCGGCGATGTGGAGCGTGCACGCACGCTGGTGCAGGCCTCCGGCCTGGATGTCTCGGCAGTGAATCTGAACATCAAGACCGATGAGCGCTGGCGCGAGGGCTCCTTCACCAACCCGGACCCGGCGATCCGCCGCGAAGCAGTGACGTGGCTGCAGACCGCGATGGATCTCAGCGCCGACCTCGGAGCCAACATGGTGACGGTCTGCCCGCTGATGGACGGGTGGGATTACAGCTTTCAGGTCGACTACGTCAATCAGTGGAACTGGCTCGCAGAGAGCATGCACGCCGGGGCCAGCCACCGATCCGACGTGCGAGTGAGTATCGAGTACAAGGCCTTCGAGTCCCGCACCAAGATCACCGTCCCGGACATCGGCACCACCCTGCACCTCTGTGATCGCGTGGGCCTGGACAACCTCGGGGTCACGATGGACGTCGGCCACGCACTCATCGCCCAAGAAACCCCGGCGATGAGTGCGGCGATGGCGCAGGCCGCCGGGCGGATGTTCTATGTGCATTTCAATGACAACAACCGTGGCTGGGACTGGGACATCGTCCCGGGCGCGGTGAATCTCTGGGAGATGGTGGAGACCCTCTTCTACCTGGAACGCATGGGGTGGGAGGGATGGCTGGCCTACGACGTGTTCACCAAGCACGGCGATCCGGTCCAGGCCTTCACTTCCACGATCGAGGTCATGGACTCCCTGGTCGCGTTGCTGGACCGTTTGAGCCGCGAGAAGCTGCAGGAACTGATCGACGATGTCGAGCCGGCCGAGGCCACCGCCTATCTGATCAAGGCGCTGGTCCGCTGA